One stretch of Microvirga lotononidis DNA includes these proteins:
- a CDS encoding response regulator, translating into MFEGRRKRVLIVEDEAMISMLIEDMVLDFGCEIVGPAARLDHALTLALQADIDIGILDINVDGSVVFPVADVLRFRGIPFIFSTGYDFRSLPERFRDSPTLSKPFSYDNFADTLRRALASASDPSEVV; encoded by the coding sequence ATGTTCGAGGGTCGCAGGAAGCGTGTCCTGATCGTCGAGGACGAAGCGATGATCTCGATGCTGATCGAGGACATGGTTCTCGATTTCGGATGCGAGATCGTAGGACCGGCCGCACGGCTCGATCATGCCCTGACCCTTGCGCTGCAGGCCGATATCGATATCGGCATTCTCGACATCAACGTGGACGGATCGGTGGTATTTCCCGTGGCCGACGTCCTGCGCTTCCGGGGCATCCCGTTCATCTTCTCGACGGGGTACGATTTCCGCTCGCTGCCCGAGCGGTTCCGCGATTCGCCGACATTGTCGAAACCGTTCTCGTACGACAATTTCGCCGACACTCTGCGACGCGCTCTGGCGTCCGCCTCGGATCCATCGGAAGTCGTCTAG
- a CDS encoding zinc-binding metallopeptidase family protein, which translates to MKLFECQACGQPLYFENSRCESCGRRLGCLPSIQDISALEPTEEGDWKALALPGTSFRFCANARYEACNWLIPEDDANPYCRACRHNRTVPDLSIEQNLVRWRSLETAKRRLFYTLLKLDLPLATRAEDPQGLAFDFLADPAENSPEGPSILTGHDNGLITINIAEADDAERERRRHSMGEPYRTLLGHFRHEVGHYFWNVLVRNDPSLESFRRIFGDERQDYGEALKAHYAQGPKENWQEEFVSSYAASHPWEDFAETWAHYLHIVDTLETAHAFGLTVRPRIGRGPELAAQIDFDPHRETDLNRLVTAWLPLTFAVNSLNRSMGQPDLYPFVLAPAVIAKLAFIHERIHSWSGRGQGEADGCHVLKAVIGGLNSRIGAPHSA; encoded by the coding sequence ATGAAGCTTTTCGAATGCCAGGCCTGCGGCCAACCGCTCTACTTCGAGAACAGCCGCTGCGAGAGCTGCGGCCGGCGGCTCGGCTGTCTGCCGTCCATCCAGGATATCAGCGCCCTGGAGCCGACGGAGGAGGGGGACTGGAAAGCTCTGGCCTTGCCCGGCACGTCTTTCCGCTTCTGCGCCAACGCCCGGTACGAGGCCTGCAACTGGCTGATCCCGGAAGACGACGCCAACCCCTATTGCCGGGCCTGCCGGCATAACCGCACCGTTCCGGACCTGTCCATTGAGCAGAATCTCGTCCGGTGGCGCAGCCTGGAGACCGCCAAGCGCCGTCTCTTCTATACCTTGCTGAAGCTCGACCTGCCGCTGGCGACGCGGGCCGAGGATCCGCAGGGGCTCGCCTTCGACTTCCTGGCCGACCCGGCGGAGAACTCTCCCGAAGGACCCTCCATCCTGACGGGGCACGACAACGGCCTGATCACCATCAACATCGCCGAAGCCGACGATGCGGAGCGGGAAAGGCGGCGGCATAGCATGGGAGAACCCTATCGCACCCTCCTCGGCCATTTCCGGCACGAAGTCGGACATTATTTCTGGAACGTGCTGGTCCGGAACGATCCGAGCCTCGAGAGCTTCCGCCGGATCTTCGGAGATGAGCGGCAGGATTACGGGGAAGCCCTGAAGGCCCACTATGCCCAGGGGCCCAAGGAAAATTGGCAGGAAGAGTTCGTCAGTTCCTACGCGGCCTCGCATCCTTGGGAAGATTTTGCCGAAACCTGGGCTCACTATCTTCATATCGTCGATACGCTCGAGACGGCCCATGCCTTCGGCCTGACGGTCCGTCCCAGAATCGGCCGGGGCCCCGAACTCGCGGCGCAGATCGACTTCGATCCGCATCGGGAAACCGATTTGAACCGGCTGGTCACGGCCTGGCTGCCGCTGACGTTCGCCGTCAATTCCCTGAACCGCAGCATGGGCCAGCCGGACCTCTACCCCTTCGTTCTCGCTCCGGCGGTCATTGCCAAGCTGGCCTTCATCCACGAGCGCATCCATAGCTGGAGCGGGCGGGGGCAGGGCGAAGCTGACGGCTGTCATGTTCTCAAAGCGGTGATCGGAGGGCTGAATTCTCGCATTGGAGCGCCACATTCCGCATAA
- a CDS encoding cold-shock protein → MRQQTSYGSPASGPETEARVKWFNPEKGFGFVEMTDGSGEAFLHVRQVEAAGYSALESGTTLVIKVGAGQKGPQVQEIVSVDASTAEPEPPRAARGPRPMRSGGPGQSGGGFGRPSGGPSSRPVSGPPEVPATVKWFDSVKGYGFVSVEGESKDLFLHISVVERAGLSQLEQGQAVRVAIVEGRKGPEVGAIELA, encoded by the coding sequence ATGCGGCAGCAGACATCTTATGGCTCACCCGCTTCGGGACCAGAGACCGAAGCACGGGTGAAATGGTTCAATCCTGAAAAGGGCTTCGGATTCGTCGAGATGACCGACGGATCGGGCGAGGCCTTCCTGCACGTCCGGCAGGTCGAGGCGGCGGGCTATTCCGCGCTCGAATCCGGCACGACCCTGGTCATCAAGGTCGGCGCTGGCCAGAAGGGACCGCAGGTCCAGGAAATCGTGAGCGTGGACGCCAGCACGGCCGAGCCCGAGCCGCCGCGCGCCGCTCGCGGTCCGCGTCCGATGCGTTCGGGCGGCCCCGGCCAGTCCGGAGGCGGTTTCGGTCGTCCGAGCGGCGGCCCGAGCTCCCGTCCGGTCAGCGGCCCGCCGGAAGTTCCGGCCACCGTCAAGTGGTTCGATTCCGTAAAGGGCTACGGCTTCGTGTCCGTCGAGGGAGAGAGCAAGGATCTGTTCCTGCACATCTCCGTGGTGGAGCGCGCGGGCCTCAGCCAGCTTGAGCAGGGCCAAGCCGTCCGTGTCGCCATCGTCGAGGGCCGTAAGGGCCCCGAAGTCGGCGCCATCGAGCTCGCCTAA
- a CDS encoding PhoH family protein: protein MSKHHEKQRRKTRRSHETAQVFDLTGSKFQAERSLPPIKPLNATQDDYLDALKNSAQVVVLGPAGTGKTWIAATYAADLFRQRRIRKIILTRPNVPSGRSLGFFPGSLEEKFGPWAAPVIEAIKERIGAAAYEIAMKNGDIELVPFEVMRGRSWRDAFILLDEAQNATPAEMKTFLTRIGEDCTVVINGDVSQCDLRETSGLRTVIHLIKSQMLPVPIIEFTLNEIVRSGVCEMWVRAFEEVHC from the coding sequence TTGAGCAAGCATCATGAGAAGCAGAGACGCAAGACCCGCCGCTCCCATGAAACAGCGCAGGTCTTCGACCTCACCGGATCCAAGTTCCAGGCTGAGCGTAGCCTCCCTCCCATCAAACCGCTCAATGCAACACAGGATGATTATCTCGACGCTTTGAAGAACAGTGCCCAGGTCGTGGTTCTCGGGCCTGCAGGGACCGGAAAGACCTGGATCGCGGCGACCTATGCGGCGGACCTTTTCCGTCAGCGTCGCATCCGGAAGATCATTCTCACCCGTCCCAACGTTCCGAGCGGCCGCTCCCTCGGCTTTTTTCCCGGCAGCCTCGAGGAGAAGTTCGGCCCCTGGGCCGCTCCGGTCATCGAAGCCATCAAGGAGCGGATCGGTGCCGCCGCCTACGAAATCGCAATGAAGAACGGCGATATCGAGCTGGTGCCCTTCGAGGTCATGCGCGGACGGTCATGGCGCGACGCCTTCATCCTGCTGGACGAAGCGCAGAATGCCACCCCGGCCGAGATGAAAACGTTCCTGACCCGCATCGGGGAGGATTGCACGGTCGTGATCAACGGGGACGTGAGCCAGTGCGACCTGCGGGAGACCTCGGGCCTGCGCACGGTCATCCACCTGATCAAATCGCAGATGCTCCCGGTTCCGATCATCGAGTTCACGCTCAATGAAATCGTCCGGTCCGGTGTCTGCGAGATGTGGGTGCGGGCGTTCGAAGAAGTCCATTGCTAA
- a CDS encoding ribokinase: protein MIVIFGSINMDLVARVQRIARPGETVLSRRADSFFGGKGANQAVAAARVSQGGPLRVAMVGAVGNDPFGEACRKNLDENGVDVSTIRVTDEPTGCAFITVDETGENAITVASGANMALRSDDLPESLLSKASVLVLQMEVPIADSLEVAARARRAGVKLVWNFAPVPAVKERSAIAELLAVTDVLVVNEHEALAIADVIGERADDDFLCAGADISRLFGPTCIVTAGSRGAYAITPDGAQIHATARPIRPVDTTGAGDTFVGVLANGLAEGLEVGPAMERACAAASLSCLTAGAQAGMPQRRALEHHLAQA, encoded by the coding sequence ATGATCGTTATCTTCGGCTCCATCAACATGGACCTCGTGGCCAGAGTCCAGCGGATCGCCCGGCCGGGCGAGACTGTCCTGTCCCGCAGGGCCGACAGCTTCTTCGGCGGCAAGGGCGCCAACCAGGCCGTCGCAGCCGCGCGGGTCAGCCAGGGCGGTCCGCTGCGGGTCGCCATGGTCGGGGCCGTCGGCAACGATCCATTCGGTGAAGCCTGCCGTAAGAACCTCGACGAGAACGGGGTGGACGTGAGCACCATCCGGGTCACGGACGAGCCCACCGGATGCGCCTTCATCACCGTCGACGAGACCGGGGAGAACGCCATCACGGTCGCCAGCGGCGCGAACATGGCGCTGCGTTCGGACGACCTGCCCGAGAGCCTCCTGTCCAAGGCTTCCGTTCTGGTGCTCCAGATGGAGGTGCCGATCGCGGATTCCCTGGAAGTTGCCGCACGGGCACGCCGGGCGGGAGTCAAATTGGTGTGGAATTTCGCCCCGGTGCCGGCCGTCAAGGAACGGTCGGCCATTGCCGAACTCCTGGCGGTGACCGACGTGCTCGTCGTCAACGAGCATGAGGCGCTTGCCATCGCCGACGTCATCGGAGAGAGGGCGGACGACGACTTTCTCTGTGCCGGGGCCGATATTTCCCGCTTGTTCGGGCCGACCTGCATCGTCACGGCCGGATCGCGCGGCGCCTATGCCATCACTCCGGATGGCGCCCAGATCCACGCGACCGCGCGCCCGATCCGTCCGGTCGACACCACTGGTGCGGGAGACACCTTCGTGGGCGTTCTCGCCAACGGGCTTGCCGAAGGTCTGGAGGTCGGTCCGGCCATGGAGCGGGCCTGCGCGGCGGCGTCCCTGTCCTGCCTGACGGCGGGTGCCCAGGCGGGAATGCCCCAGAGAAGGGCCCTGGAGCATCACCTCGCTCAGGCTTGA
- a CDS encoding AGE family epimerase/isomerase gives MTMSQPFLPPLGPTWRSNRFHRQWLLDQANGLFDFFQSGIIDPAGGFFDLDDAGQPIEAANPVRQIHNTTRMVHCFAIGTLLGRPGSDAIVDHGVSYLWNAHRDARHGGYVWSLDNDGPKDDTKQAYGHAFVLLAASSAKVVGHPLADRLIQDITQVLEERFWEEQHGAVTEEFSRDWQPLSQYRGQNSNMHLTESLMAAFEATGDKAYLDKAERIAGLIIGRHAASLGYRVAEHFHADWSLDKEYRGYDVFRPYGTTPGHWLEWARLVLQLWALGGKRHAWMPEAARELFRQSIELGWDKAKGGFFYALDWEDKPRLPQKLWWPCAEAIGAAAFLSDHDPSDYHEQWYRTLWGFADRYLIDHEHGGWRPELSEDLKPGTTLFAGKPDLYHALQACLIPLFPATGSLTRVIPEALSQA, from the coding sequence ATGACGATGTCCCAGCCTTTCCTCCCTCCCCTTGGCCCGACCTGGCGCTCGAACCGTTTTCACCGGCAATGGCTGCTCGATCAGGCGAATGGCCTCTTCGATTTTTTCCAGAGCGGCATCATCGATCCGGCCGGCGGCTTCTTCGATCTCGATGACGCGGGCCAGCCGATCGAGGCCGCCAATCCCGTGCGGCAGATCCACAACACCACGCGCATGGTGCATTGCTTTGCCATCGGCACCTTGCTCGGCCGCCCTGGAAGCGACGCTATCGTCGACCATGGCGTGAGCTATCTCTGGAATGCCCATCGGGATGCCCGGCATGGCGGGTATGTCTGGTCCCTGGACAACGACGGGCCGAAGGACGACACCAAGCAAGCCTACGGGCATGCCTTCGTCCTGCTGGCCGCATCCAGCGCAAAGGTCGTGGGACACCCTCTGGCCGACCGTTTGATCCAGGACATCACCCAGGTTCTGGAGGAGCGGTTCTGGGAAGAGCAGCATGGAGCCGTGACGGAGGAATTCTCCCGCGACTGGCAGCCCTTGAGCCAGTATCGCGGCCAGAACTCCAACATGCACCTGACGGAATCGCTGATGGCCGCCTTCGAGGCTACGGGCGACAAGGCCTATCTCGACAAGGCCGAGCGGATCGCGGGCCTGATCATCGGCCGCCATGCCGCCTCCCTCGGCTACCGGGTGGCCGAGCACTTCCATGCGGATTGGAGCCTCGACAAGGAATATCGCGGCTACGACGTGTTCCGCCCCTACGGAACGACGCCGGGGCATTGGCTGGAATGGGCGCGCCTCGTCCTCCAGCTCTGGGCGCTCGGCGGCAAGCGCCATGCCTGGATGCCGGAGGCCGCCCGTGAGCTCTTCCGCCAATCCATCGAGCTCGGGTGGGACAAGGCCAAGGGCGGCTTCTTCTATGCCCTCGACTGGGAAGACAAGCCGCGACTGCCGCAGAAGCTCTGGTGGCCCTGCGCGGAAGCCATCGGCGCTGCGGCATTCCTCAGTGACCACGATCCGAGCGATTACCACGAGCAATGGTACCGCACCCTCTGGGGCTTTGCCGACCGGTACCTGATCGACCACGAACACGGCGGCTGGCGCCCGGAGTTGTCGGAAGATCTGAAGCCGGGGACGACCCTCTTCGCGGGCAAGCCGGACCTCTACCACGCCCTGCAGGCCTGCCTGATCCCGCTCTTCCCAGCCACCGGGAGCCTGACCAGGGTGATCCCGGAGGCGCTCTCTCAAGCCTGA
- a CDS encoding carbohydrate kinase family protein → MILVCGEALIDLFIGAASPTGFPAEAVAGGSPFNVAIGIGRLGRPSAFLSTLSDDVFGTFLAEKLAESGVSAAYLRRCPNYTTLSVVATNASGQPQYSFYAPNSADRALSPDMLPAQLPNEVNAIAAGSYALGVEPIAGAIEVLLRREAGSRVISLDPNVRPRVVGDLKAYRERFERLLASADIVKASDEDIELLYATHDLASAARAWLALGPKLVIVTRGEKGPLAAFGDRIVERRAPGIDVVDTVGAGDTFHAGLLSWLDANNLLTPAGIAELTEGQVTGALDFAAAAAAIVCTRRGANPPSWAEVEQFIASRA, encoded by the coding sequence ATGATCCTGGTTTGCGGCGAAGCCCTGATCGACCTCTTTATCGGGGCGGCGAGCCCGACCGGCTTTCCGGCGGAAGCCGTTGCCGGTGGGTCACCCTTCAACGTGGCCATCGGGATCGGCCGCCTCGGTCGCCCGTCGGCCTTCCTGTCGACCCTGTCGGACGACGTATTCGGCACCTTCCTGGCGGAAAAGCTCGCCGAATCCGGCGTGAGCGCCGCCTATCTTCGGCGTTGCCCGAACTATACGACCCTCAGCGTGGTCGCGACGAACGCGTCGGGGCAGCCGCAATATTCCTTCTATGCGCCCAATTCCGCCGACCGCGCCCTTTCGCCCGACATGCTCCCGGCCCAGCTGCCGAACGAGGTGAACGCCATCGCGGCCGGATCCTATGCCCTGGGCGTCGAGCCCATCGCCGGCGCCATCGAGGTGCTGCTTCGCCGCGAAGCGGGATCGCGCGTGATTTCCCTCGATCCCAATGTCAGGCCGCGGGTCGTCGGCGATCTGAAGGCCTATCGCGAGCGCTTCGAGCGCCTGCTTGCCTCTGCGGACATCGTGAAGGCGAGCGACGAGGACATCGAGCTTCTCTACGCCACCCACGACCTCGCCTCCGCGGCCCGTGCCTGGCTCGCGCTCGGGCCGAAGCTCGTGATCGTCACCCGCGGCGAGAAGGGTCCGCTGGCAGCCTTCGGCGATCGGATCGTGGAGCGCCGTGCCCCAGGAATCGACGTGGTGGATACGGTCGGCGCGGGCGACACCTTCCACGCCGGCCTCCTGTCCTGGCTCGATGCCAACAACCTGCTCACGCCCGCAGGGATCGCCGAATTGACGGAGGGGCAAGTCACCGGTGCCCTCGATTTCGCAGCCGCCGCGGCCGCCATCGTCTGCACGCGGCGGGGCGCCAATCCGCCCTCATGGGCCGAGGTCGAGCAATTCATCGCGTCACGCGCCTGA
- a CDS encoding ribulokinase, with the protein MAVVAGVDFGTLSVRVTLVDDRKGPLGLAKAEYPLHRKRENPAYATQAHADHMDALTRAMRGALDSAGVRGDEVAALAIDTTGSSVVMVGEGLEPLDEYYLWCDHRAKTEAEEITRLAHQEGLEAIEWCGGVYSHEWGFSKLLHWLRNNPGKRDRLVTALEHCDMVAATLTGVTNPRQLKRSICAMGHKWMWNPRWGGLPPQEFLSKVDPLFDGIREKLAGEYVTSDVVAGRLTPYWAERLGLKAGIPIPVGALDAHWDAIGAGCRVGDVVNVVGTSTCIIAIADETSLIQGVCGVVPGSVDPNLVGIEAGLSATGDIFEAIARRANTAIQDLSKGLEHYRAGQTGLLRLTWDNGDRTVLVNADLGGITLGWNLLHTAQDELFAAIEGTAFHTRIILERMAEGGVPVERVINAGGIPQHNAVLNQVYANVLGRPVLVPNGIPTGLGSSIFASLAAGSHPDLDSARAAICLPFRTFEPDPKAHAVYEQLFAHYRTLYFGFGGVSGPVSLDHILRDLKRIAALPSEPVPPDAMPA; encoded by the coding sequence ATGGCCGTTGTAGCAGGTGTCGATTTCGGCACTCTGAGCGTCAGGGTCACCCTCGTCGACGATCGCAAGGGACCGCTCGGCCTTGCGAAGGCGGAATACCCGCTTCACCGGAAACGGGAGAATCCCGCCTATGCGACGCAGGCGCATGCCGATCACATGGATGCGCTGACGCGCGCCATGCGCGGCGCCCTGGATTCGGCGGGCGTGAGAGGCGACGAAGTGGCCGCGCTCGCCATCGACACCACGGGTTCCAGCGTCGTGATGGTCGGAGAAGGCCTCGAGCCGCTCGACGAGTATTATCTCTGGTGCGATCACCGGGCGAAAACCGAAGCCGAGGAGATCACCCGGCTCGCGCATCAGGAGGGCCTCGAAGCCATCGAATGGTGCGGCGGCGTCTATTCGCACGAATGGGGCTTCTCCAAGCTCCTGCACTGGCTGCGCAACAATCCCGGCAAGCGCGACCGGCTGGTGACGGCCCTCGAACATTGCGACATGGTGGCCGCCACCCTCACCGGCGTCACGAATCCTAGACAGCTCAAGCGCAGTATCTGCGCCATGGGCCACAAATGGATGTGGAATCCCCGCTGGGGCGGCCTGCCCCCGCAGGAATTCCTCTCCAAGGTCGATCCGCTGTTCGACGGCATTCGCGAGAAGCTCGCGGGCGAATACGTCACATCCGACGTCGTCGCGGGCCGCCTCACCCCCTATTGGGCCGAGCGCCTCGGCCTGAAGGCCGGGATTCCGATCCCGGTCGGAGCCCTCGACGCCCATTGGGACGCCATCGGCGCCGGCTGCCGGGTCGGCGATGTGGTGAACGTGGTCGGCACCTCCACCTGCATCATCGCGATCGCCGATGAAACCAGCCTGATCCAGGGCGTCTGCGGTGTCGTGCCCGGCAGCGTCGACCCCAACCTCGTCGGCATCGAGGCGGGTCTGTCCGCGACCGGCGACATCTTCGAGGCGATTGCCCGGCGCGCCAATACCGCCATTCAGGATCTCTCCAAGGGACTGGAGCATTACCGGGCCGGCCAGACCGGTCTTCTGCGCCTGACCTGGGACAACGGCGACCGTACCGTTCTCGTAAACGCCGATCTCGGCGGCATCACCCTCGGCTGGAACCTGCTGCACACGGCCCAGGACGAATTGTTCGCCGCCATCGAAGGCACGGCCTTCCACACACGTATCATTCTCGAGCGCATGGCCGAGGGCGGCGTCCCGGTCGAGCGGGTCATCAATGCGGGCGGGATCCCTCAGCACAACGCGGTGCTGAACCAGGTCTACGCCAATGTGCTGGGCCGGCCGGTGCTGGTGCCCAACGGCATCCCGACGGGTCTCGGCTCCAGCATCTTCGCGAGCCTCGCCGCCGGATCGCATCCCGATCTCGACAGCGCGCGGGCGGCGATCTGCCTGCCCTTCAGGACTTTCGAGCCGGATCCGAAGGCGCATGCTGTCTATGAGCAGCTCTTCGCCCATTACAGGACGCTCTATTTCGGCTTCGGCGGTGTCTCTGGACCCGTTTCACTGGATCATATATTGCGCGATCTCAAACGGATCGCGGCTCTCCCCTCGGAGCCGGTTCCGCCCGATGCGATGCCCGCGTAA
- a CDS encoding L-ribulose-5-phosphate 4-epimerase has protein sequence MLKQLREQVLEANLEVVRRGLVLYTFGNVSGISREDNLVVIKPSGVPYERMKADDLVITDLEGKVVWGELRPSSDLDTHIHLYKAFPEIGGVVHTHSEHAVAWAQAGRPIPALGTTHADYFYGPVPVTRELTADEIKNDYVRATGVAIAEAFGNRDPMEVPAALVAGHGPFAWGRTPDDAVHNAVVLEAVARMAMYTFSLQPNAQGVSQALLDRHYFRKHGAAATYGQSEK, from the coding sequence ATGTTGAAGCAGCTGCGCGAGCAGGTTCTGGAAGCCAATCTGGAAGTGGTTCGCCGCGGGCTCGTTCTTTACACCTTCGGCAATGTCAGCGGCATCAGCCGCGAGGACAACCTCGTCGTCATCAAGCCGAGCGGCGTCCCGTACGAGCGCATGAAGGCCGACGATCTCGTCATCACGGACCTCGAAGGCAAGGTCGTCTGGGGTGAGCTGCGCCCCTCCTCCGACCTCGACACCCATATCCATCTCTACAAGGCCTTCCCGGAGATCGGCGGCGTGGTGCACACCCATTCGGAACATGCCGTGGCCTGGGCTCAGGCCGGACGTCCGATCCCGGCTCTCGGCACCACCCATGCCGACTATTTCTACGGCCCGGTTCCCGTCACCCGCGAGCTGACCGCGGACGAGATCAAGAACGATTACGTCCGCGCGACGGGTGTTGCCATCGCGGAAGCGTTCGGCAATCGCGACCCCATGGAAGTGCCGGCCGCCCTGGTCGCAGGACATGGTCCCTTCGCCTGGGGGCGGACCCCCGACGACGCCGTGCACAACGCCGTCGTCCTGGAAGCCGTCGCTCGCATGGCGATGTATACCTTCTCGCTGCAGCCGAACGCGCAGGGCGTCTCGCAGGCTCTGCTCGACCGGCATTATTTCCGCAAGCATGGCGCGGCGGCGACCTATGGCCAGTCCGAGAAATAA